From Centropristis striata isolate RG_2023a ecotype Rhode Island chromosome 16, C.striata_1.0, whole genome shotgun sequence, a single genomic window includes:
- the ldah gene encoding lipid droplet-associated hydrolase isoform X1, translating to MDNMVTDRRNGPQTDFLYCCGAITEVLKFGSCQLHSGHKVLFLIIPGNPGVVGFYRTFMQTLYSMFGQHHPVWAVSHAGHCVPPDSMDMVEDASSAAKRDIFGLNGQIEHKLVFLARHVPKDTNLVLIGHSIGCYIILDMMKRNPELKIIKAIMLFPTIERMAQTPQGKVMTPVLCHMRYVAYLPLFLLSLLPEGLKAGLIKLVFGGLRSLDHNVVQPTVGLLSGDCAANAMYMGGQEMRKVLERDNITIKENLEKLIFYYGATDHWCPVQYYHDIKQDFPNGDLRLCENGFRHAFVLDAGREIAKMVFEWISKDLSM from the exons ATGGACAACATGGTGACAGACAGGAGGAACGGGCCACAGACAGACTTTCTCTACTGTTGTGGAGCCATCACAGAAGTTCTTAAATTTGGCTCCTGTCAGTTACACTCTGGACACAAGGTGCTTTTTCTCATCATTCCAG GTAACCCAGGTGTTGTGGGCTTCTACAGAACCTTCATGCAaacactttacagtatgtttggACAACACCATCCAGTGTGGGCTGTGAGCCACGCTGGCCACTGTGTACCACCAGACTCCATGGACATGGTCGAAG ATGCCTCTTCAGCAGCAAAGAGGGACATATTCGGTCTGAACGGGCAGATTGAACACAAGCTGGTCTTCCTCGCACGACACGTTCCCAAAGACACCAACCTAGTCCTGATTGGACACTCTATCGGCTGCTACATTATTCTGGACATGATGAAGAGAAATCCTGAACTCAAG ATTATAAAGGCCATCATGTTGTTTCCCACCATCGAGCGCATGGCTCAGACTCCTCAGGGGAAGGTCATGACCCCTGTGCTATGTCACATGCGTTATGTAGCCTACCTGCCTCTCTTCCTGCTCTCTCTTCTGCCCGAGGGACTCAAAGCTGGGCTGATCAAACTGGTGTTTGGTGGCCTGCGCTCTCTGGACCACAATGTAGTCCAGCCTACTGTAGGTCTACTCAGTGGAGACTGTGCAG CCAATGCCATGTACATGGGGGGTCAGGAAATGAGGAAAGTTTTGGAAAGAGACAACATAACCATCAAGGAAAACCTTGAAAAG CTTATATTTTATTATGGAGCTACAGACCACTGGTGTCCTGTTCAATATTACCACGACATCAAGCAGGACTTTCCAAATGGAGATTTGAGACTGTGTGAAAACGGCTTCCGTCACGCCTTCGTCCTGGATGCAGGAAGAGAAATTGCTAAAATGGTGTTTGAATGGATCAGTAAAGATTTGTCGATGTGA
- the ldah gene encoding lipid droplet-associated hydrolase isoform X2 — protein MQTLYSMFGQHHPVWAVSHAGHCVPPDSMDMVEDASSAAKRDIFGLNGQIEHKLVFLARHVPKDTNLVLIGHSIGCYIILDMMKRNPELKIIKAIMLFPTIERMAQTPQGKVMTPVLCHMRYVAYLPLFLLSLLPEGLKAGLIKLVFGGLRSLDHNVVQPTVGLLSGDCAANAMYMGGQEMRKVLERDNITIKENLEKLIFYYGATDHWCPVQYYHDIKQDFPNGDLRLCENGFRHAFVLDAGREIAKMVFEWISKDLSM, from the exons ATGCAaacactttacagtatgtttggACAACACCATCCAGTGTGGGCTGTGAGCCACGCTGGCCACTGTGTACCACCAGACTCCATGGACATGGTCGAAG ATGCCTCTTCAGCAGCAAAGAGGGACATATTCGGTCTGAACGGGCAGATTGAACACAAGCTGGTCTTCCTCGCACGACACGTTCCCAAAGACACCAACCTAGTCCTGATTGGACACTCTATCGGCTGCTACATTATTCTGGACATGATGAAGAGAAATCCTGAACTCAAG ATTATAAAGGCCATCATGTTGTTTCCCACCATCGAGCGCATGGCTCAGACTCCTCAGGGGAAGGTCATGACCCCTGTGCTATGTCACATGCGTTATGTAGCCTACCTGCCTCTCTTCCTGCTCTCTCTTCTGCCCGAGGGACTCAAAGCTGGGCTGATCAAACTGGTGTTTGGTGGCCTGCGCTCTCTGGACCACAATGTAGTCCAGCCTACTGTAGGTCTACTCAGTGGAGACTGTGCAG CCAATGCCATGTACATGGGGGGTCAGGAAATGAGGAAAGTTTTGGAAAGAGACAACATAACCATCAAGGAAAACCTTGAAAAG CTTATATTTTATTATGGAGCTACAGACCACTGGTGTCCTGTTCAATATTACCACGACATCAAGCAGGACTTTCCAAATGGAGATTTGAGACTGTGTGAAAACGGCTTCCGTCACGCCTTCGTCCTGGATGCAGGAAGAGAAATTGCTAAAATGGTGTTTGAATGGATCAGTAAAGATTTGTCGATGTGA
- the slirp gene encoding SRA stem-loop-interacting RNA-binding protein, mitochondrial → MATRGRRACELFVSKIPWTIANKELKEYFMQFGPVQRAFLSFNQDTGFHKGYGWVGFKTEEGMNKALKNESHILDGEKIYVQTNKYKFAALQTDKDRQDSEADTEAL, encoded by the exons ATGGCGACGCGGGGCAGGAGAGCTTGCGAGCTCTTCGTTTCTAAAATACCATGGACCATAGCAAACA AAGAGCTTAAGGAGTACTTTATGCAGTTTGGCCCAGTGCAGAGGGCTTTTCTTTCATTC AATCAAGACACAGGCTTCCACAAAGGCTATGGCTGGGTAGGATTCAAAACAGAGGAAGGAATGAACAAGGCACTGAAGAATGAGTCACACATCCTGGACGGAGAAAAG atcTACGTTCAGACTAACAAATATAAATTTGCAGCTCTGCAGACGGACAAAGACCGTCAAGACAGTGAAGCTGACACTGAAGCTCTGTAA